The sequence GTGATTTCCTTGATTCCCTGGCCGACATGAGGTAGAATCCGCCCGATGCCTTCCTTTTCCATCGAGTGTATCGGGCGGGACGTCCCGCCCTCGGTCGAGGGAAAAATGCCCGGGGATGAAACAGGAACAGCGAGGGCTCAGACAGATTCATATGACGGACGAAAAACAAAAGAAGAACGGCACGCTGGAGGATATCGCCCGGTTGTGTAATCTCTCGATCAGCTCCGTATCCCGGGTGCTGAACAACGAGCCGGGGGTCTCCGCGCCCACCCGGCGCCGGGTGCTGGAGACGGCCCAGAAGCTGCAGTACACCCCCCGGAAGCGAAAGCGGCCGCTGACCCGCTCGATGCTCAACCTGGCCGTGGTGGTGCCCGAAGAGCGGGAGCTGTCGGAAAATCCGTTTTTCAATATTCCCGAACTTCTGGGGGCCATCAACGAGGCCTTCATGGACGAGAAGAAACGGGTGGAGGTCGTCTCCATCTCCGATTTTCAGGCCTATGTGGACAACGATATCCAGGAGATCGACGGGATCATCCTGGCATATCGCAGCGTGGAGCGTGATGTCCGGGAGCGTTTTCAAGAGCAGGGTATTCCATATATCTTTCTCAGCCGGATGATCGAGGGCGAAAACTACGTCGCCTGCAACTACTACAAGGCCTTTGTCGAGCTGGGGAAACACCTGACGGGTCTGGGACACAAAAGGATCGGCTATCTGGGAAACGAAGACAATCCGAACAACATCGATCGCAATCGGGGATATCATACCGCGCTGCTCGAGGCGGGGATAGATGCCTCCGATGAGGTTGTAGTACATCTTCAGGATATTTTCGCCGTTGATCGGGCGTGCGCCGAGTATTTTATCGAACACTTCTGCGACGCGGTGATGTGCTTCAACGATTACATGGCGATTCGCCTGATTCATCAACTGGATGAGATGGGGATTACGGTGCCGGAGGGGATATCGATTACCGGATTCGACGACTCGCCCCTCAGAAGGGTCTTTCGCCCCCGGCTGACCACCGTGAAGCAGCCGACCTATGCTATGGGATTTCTCGCGTCCCGATGGCTTCGAGACAATATCCTCAACAGGAGCCACCGCGCCCTCCGTGTGGAGGTGGACGGAAAGCTCCTTATCGGTGAGAGCGTGTTTTCAAGGGTAGAAGGTGACGGCCTCTAAGGCGACGGCGGAGGGGGAGACCGACACTGTTATTCGAGCGAACCATTGCGCCGGTCCGGGCCTGAGGTATCCGTCCGGACCGGAAATCAGGGGAGCGATATCGATGACACCTTTCATCCATGAACGATTTCTGCTTGAGGGCGATGCGGCACAGAATTTGTATCGTGAGTACGCAAAACCTGAGCCGATTATCGACTACCACAACCACCTTCCTCCGCAAGACATCGCCCAAAACACACGCTTTTCGAACATCGCCGAGATGTGGCTCGCCCGGGATCATTACAAGTGGCGGGCGATGAGGACCAACGGCGTTGACGAGAGACTCGTTACCGGCGACGCACCGTGGCGGGAAAAATTCCGCGCCTGGGCCGCCACCGTCCCTATGACCCTCAGGAATCCGCTCTATCACTGGACCCACCTGGAATTGTCCCGCTATTTCGGAATCGACATCCTCCTCTCTCCGGACACCGCCGACGAGATTTACGATCGGGCAAACGAGATGCTTGCCACAGACGGCTTCGGGGCGAGGGACCTAATCGCGAGGATGAACGTCACACACTTGTGCACCACCGACGATCCCACCGACACCCTTGAGTATCACGAAGGCTACGCCCGGCGGCAGAACCGGCCCTTCGAGATGTACCCGGCGTGGCGGCCGGATCGGGCATTGATGGTTGAGGACCCCCGCCGCTTCAACGAGTGGGTGAACGCCCTGGAGGCCGCGGCGGACCGGTCAATCGGCGACTTCTCATCGTTTCTCGAGGCACTCAAGGTGCGGCACGAATTTTTCCACATCAATGGATGTCGGGTGTCCGACTACGGCCTGACGGAGATCGACGCGGGCGCCGAAAGCGATCGCATCGCCGGGAAGGCATTCATGAAGGCGAGGCGAAACAAGTCCCTCACCGCCGGTGAGGCGGCGACGTATCGATCGACGATGCTTGTGCATCTCAGCCGCCTCGATCACGATCGGGGCTGGGTGCAGCAGTTTCACATCGGCGCCCTCAGGAACGTCAACTCCCGGCTCTTCAGAACGCTGGGGCCGGACGTGGGGGTGGATTCCATCGGGGACTTCCGGCACGCTCGCGCCCTGGCGGAATTATTGGATCGACTTGATCGGGAAGGACGCCTGGCGAAGACCGTCATCTACCCGATCAATCCCACCGACAACGAGGTGGTCGCCACCATGATCGGCAACTTCCAGGACGGATCAACCCCGGGGAAGCTCCAGTTCGGCAGCGCCTGGTGGTTCATGGATCAGAAGGACGGGATCGAAAACCAGCTCAATATTCTTTCGGCGACGGGACTCCTCTCGCGCTTTATCGGCATGACCACCGACTCCCGGAGCGTGCTTTCTTTCCCCCGCCACGAGTATTTTAGGAGAATCCTCTGTAACCTCATCGGCGGGGACATGGAAAGGGGCCTGATTCCGAACGATATGGATCTTGTCGGATCGTTGATCAAGGGGGTCTGTTACGACAACGCCGCCCGATATTTCGGATTCAAAGAAGGGGTGTTCCGATAAATGTATGTTCATACGGAATTGTCTTTGTGATACAGTGGGAACGATTATTTGAATTTTTAATTGGAAACATGTCATGAAAATTCAGGCAAAGATAAAGCAGAGAATCATAAGACTTGCATTGAAGTATCCACGGGTGACGGATTTTGTATTGGCGCCTTTTATATACGTTTCGGGGCGGCTGCTCAGATTTATACGGCGGGAAGGCATCGTGAATTTTCCCCGGGCAAAGAATATTTTGATGAATCTCGGAGTCTTTCCTATTTTTAATCATTACTATGAACCCCGGTTTGATAATCGAGATCCGAAATACCCGTTTTCACAGGATAGAATCCTGCCGGGGATCGACTGGAACATCACAGGCCAGCTCGCATTGCTCGATACATTCACCTTTTCGGAAGAGCTGTTGCATGTGCCGGAAACCAGGCCGGAAACCCTCGAGTTTTTCATGAACAACGCGACGTTTGGATCGGGGGACGCCGAATATTGGTACCAGCTCATTCGCTCGATACAACCGGGGAAAATCTATGAGATCGGCAGCGGGAACTCGACCCTCATGGCGATAAAGGCCCTCCGAAAAAACCGGGAGACAGATCCGGGATATGAGTGCCGGCACGTATGTATCGAGCCGTATGAAATGCCCTGGCTCGAGCAGACCGGCGTGACGGTTATCAGGAGGAGAGTCGAAGATATTGAATTGGATTTCTTCTATGAACTGGATGAAAATGATATTTTATTTATCGACTCATCACATATCATCAAGCCACAGGGCGATGTGCTCTTCGAGTATCTGAGCCTGTTGCCAAGTCTCAAGAAAGGAGTCATCGTTCATGTGCATGATATATTTTCGCCAAAAGACTACCCAAAAAAATGGCTGGAAGGTGAAGTGAAGTTTTGGAACGAGCAATATCTGTTGGAGGCCTTTCTTTCGCACAACAAAAGCTGGAAGATCATAGGCGCACTGAATTACCTGAAGCACAACCATTACGATCGGATACAATCAATCGCGCCTTTTATAACACCCTCACGGGAACCCGGATCATTTTACATACAGAAGATACTCTGATTCCAATTGTTCTCTGAGGGGGCTTGGACTGTACGTTCCTATCATGTTTTTTAAAGACGAAGGCCAGGAACACGTAAAAAAAATACTGAAGTGTTACCCACCCTCCATCATACATCACCCCACGTGCCGATCTCCACTCACTGAGATTGACAGGCAATCGCATTCTGTGAATAAAAAGAGCGTCCATTGCATGGAACGGCACCACCCCGTTTCTGTACGACAATTCGATTTTTCGTGTCATACAACGAGATAGTGAGAATAGTGTGGGTGCATATCAAAACCATTGGGGATGAGAGGAATTATTCTTTACTATTCAAATAAGGTTGAGATGATAATACGAAGAGAAAATGCTTCAGAATCATGTATGTACCGGCGGGGCCTGAAAGTAATACTTGACGCGGCATGAAGCGAAATGATAGATTTGTGTTTCGTTAACCGGGTATAGTATACTATATTATAGTTTACATACCGGGTAGGTTTTCAGATTCTCATTGGTGTAATATCCCGCTGACATGAAAGCTTTGCCCGCCATGACATCCGTGATAATACGCACTATCCATCAGTCAACATCATGAATAATTCCCGCATACCGCATGAGAATAAGGCGATCATCGTCCTGGGCATGCATCGTTCGGGAACGTCCGCCATAGCCGCGGGCCTGGAGGCGATGGGCTTTGCGCTTGGGAAGAAGTATGTAACCATACAATATGACAATCAGAAGGGGTATTTCGAAAACGAGGATGTTGTCTCGTTTGACGATCACCTGTTGCAGTTTCTGAATTCCAGATGGGATAATCCCTTTTTCGACGGAAGAAGAGCTCTCGCGGACTGTGAGGAACACGAGCTTGCCCCGTGGTATGAAGAGGCCGATGCGATTATCAGGGAGAATTTTTCGGGTTATTCTCGATGGGCCGTAAAGGATCCCCGTATGTGTCAATTGCTCTCATTCTGGACCAGTGTATTGGAAAGAAACGGGTATTTGGGGACGGATACATACTACATCCACGTGTTGAGACATCCGCTTGAAGTGGCGCATTCTCAATTGCAGCGTCACAGGAAAAATCCGGGATTTCATTATATCGGCGGTGACCTCCGGCAAACCGTTTTACTGTGGCTTTCCTCTCATCTCCAGGCCCTTCGCGAGGTCAACTCGGACAACAACATCGCAATTTTATTCACCGACCTCCTCGAAGAACCGGCCCTTCAGATGGAACGGATCATCCGATTTCTCGATATCGATATCTCTCGGGATTCGCTCAAGGAATATCTCGATGATTTTCTTGAAAGGAGTTTAAAGCACCATACTCTGGATGAAAGCGAGAACGACCAATTGAAGAAAAAGTACCCGGAAGCCGTATATGTCTACGACGCCTTATCGAGATTATCGAAGGAGAATTCCTTTGATCGAGATGACATTCAAAATATCTTAAAGAATATAGATTCCTACGCACACGCTCTTGATCTCTTCCATCCCATGTATCCGCTGCTCTCCGTTGCCTGGTACGACTGGCAGGACATGATTGAAAGACACAGAGAGGTGATGACCAGTTATACCTGGAGAATGGCGAACAAGCTCAGAAACAGCCTTATCGGCATTCCCGGCATGAAGACGCTGTTCGGTGTTCTCAAAAAAATCTACGACTTTTTTTCCGGAAGGGCTATGGAGGAAAACGGGTGTCTTGTCGTACACCTGATACATACACAAAAAACCGCCGACGACGAGAGAAGCATCACGCGGCGACAGACCTCCGTTTGAAATCCATACATTTCATGATTCAGCCATGCTGTTGGAAGAAATCAAGTTTACGCTGAAAACGAAAATTTTCCCGAAGGGCTCAAGACACGGCGAAGCGGTTCGATCCGTTGTACATGCCCTAACACGGATCAACCTGCCGAACAAACCGGTTGTGAAGCAGAGAGTTGCGCACGACTATGTTCTATACGATCCCGCCTCCGCTTTAGTCGCCCCTCCGGCAATCGATATACTGATTGTCACCTACAATGCCGCAGAGTGCATCGAGCGCTGTATAGAAAGCGTCATGAGATCCAGTTACCCGGCTGAGTATGTACGAATCATCATACTCGATAACAATTCTGTCGATAATAGTGTCTCGGTTGTATCTCAGTGTAAGCGTACATATACGAATCTGATCGTTATAGAGAACGGCGAGAATATCGGCTTCGGAGAAGGAATGAACCGTGCGTTTGAGCATGCAACCGCTCCCTACATTTTTGTTCTCAATCCCGATACCGAGCTTGATCCTGAATGCCTCACCCGTCTCGTTTCCCGGGCCGAACAATCGGAGGAACACGGTTTTGTCGCCTGGGAGGCCAGGCAGCAGCCGTACGAGCATCCGAAGGCGTATGACCCGGTTACACTGGAGGCGGATTGGATGTCGGGCGCATGCTTCCTGATGAAGAGCGATCGCTTTAAGGAACTCGATGGTTTCGACCGGCGTATTTTTTTGTATTGCGAGGACATCGATCTGTCCCTGCGCATACGAATGAACGGTTGGAAGATCATGTATGTGCCGGATGCCGTCGTCATACACGATACGTATGAGGAGCCGGGTATAACAAAACCGGCGCAGTTCTATCATTCCCTCGTATCTCATGCTCTCTTGAGGTACAAGTATACGGGCATCAAGAACTTTCTTTTCTTCCACCTGCATTTTTTAAAAGCGCTGTTTCGGCCCCTCTCGCTCCCGAATGTACGGCGGCGTATGATTTATCTGTATGTGGAGAATATCCCGAATTTTTACCACTCTTTCATCTGGAAGCTAAAAAACAGAAAAAACATAAAAAAGACAGACTTGAATTTCAATGTCGTGGATATCGGCATTAAGCGATACGGCGCGTTTCATCGTATAGAGCATTCGAATACCACGCCGCTGGTCAGCATTGTCATCAGGACACGGGAACGGCCGGATTTCCTCAGGGATGCGCTGCAATCGGTGCGAAATCAAACCTATCAAAACGTCGAGGTGATCGTGGCGGAAGACAGGTCGGATTCGTCGAGAGACGTCATTAACGAATTCAGTGATCTGGATATAACACACATTATGGTCGGTGAGCCGGGGGGCAGGTGCGTCGC comes from Candidatus Zymogenaceae bacterium and encodes:
- a CDS encoding LacI family DNA-binding transcriptional regulator, whose amino-acid sequence is MKQEQRGLRQIHMTDEKQKKNGTLEDIARLCNLSISSVSRVLNNEPGVSAPTRRRVLETAQKLQYTPRKRKRPLTRSMLNLAVVVPEERELSENPFFNIPELLGAINEAFMDEKKRVEVVSISDFQAYVDNDIQEIDGIILAYRSVERDVRERFQEQGIPYIFLSRMIEGENYVACNYYKAFVELGKHLTGLGHKRIGYLGNEDNPNNIDRNRGYHTALLEAGIDASDEVVVHLQDIFAVDRACAEYFIEHFCDAVMCFNDYMAIRLIHQLDEMGITVPEGISITGFDDSPLRRVFRPRLTTVKQPTYAMGFLASRWLRDNILNRSHRALRVEVDGKLLIGESVFSRVEGDGL
- the uxaC gene encoding glucuronate isomerase, whose amino-acid sequence is MTPFIHERFLLEGDAAQNLYREYAKPEPIIDYHNHLPPQDIAQNTRFSNIAEMWLARDHYKWRAMRTNGVDERLVTGDAPWREKFRAWAATVPMTLRNPLYHWTHLELSRYFGIDILLSPDTADEIYDRANEMLATDGFGARDLIARMNVTHLCTTDDPTDTLEYHEGYARRQNRPFEMYPAWRPDRALMVEDPRRFNEWVNALEAAADRSIGDFSSFLEALKVRHEFFHINGCRVSDYGLTEIDAGAESDRIAGKAFMKARRNKSLTAGEAATYRSTMLVHLSRLDHDRGWVQQFHIGALRNVNSRLFRTLGPDVGVDSIGDFRHARALAELLDRLDREGRLAKTVIYPINPTDNEVVATMIGNFQDGSTPGKLQFGSAWWFMDQKDGIENQLNILSATGLLSRFIGMTTDSRSVLSFPRHEYFRRILCNLIGGDMERGLIPNDMDLVGSLIKGVCYDNAARYFGFKEGVFR
- a CDS encoding class I SAM-dependent methyltransferase; the encoded protein is MKIQAKIKQRIIRLALKYPRVTDFVLAPFIYVSGRLLRFIRREGIVNFPRAKNILMNLGVFPIFNHYYEPRFDNRDPKYPFSQDRILPGIDWNITGQLALLDTFTFSEELLHVPETRPETLEFFMNNATFGSGDAEYWYQLIRSIQPGKIYEIGSGNSTLMAIKALRKNRETDPGYECRHVCIEPYEMPWLEQTGVTVIRRRVEDIELDFFYELDENDILFIDSSHIIKPQGDVLFEYLSLLPSLKKGVIVHVHDIFSPKDYPKKWLEGEVKFWNEQYLLEAFLSHNKSWKIIGALNYLKHNHYDRIQSIAPFITPSREPGSFYIQKIL
- a CDS encoding sulfotransferase translates to MNNSRIPHENKAIIVLGMHRSGTSAIAAGLEAMGFALGKKYVTIQYDNQKGYFENEDVVSFDDHLLQFLNSRWDNPFFDGRRALADCEEHELAPWYEEADAIIRENFSGYSRWAVKDPRMCQLLSFWTSVLERNGYLGTDTYYIHVLRHPLEVAHSQLQRHRKNPGFHYIGGDLRQTVLLWLSSHLQALREVNSDNNIAILFTDLLEEPALQMERIIRFLDIDISRDSLKEYLDDFLERSLKHHTLDESENDQLKKKYPEAVYVYDALSRLSKENSFDRDDIQNILKNIDSYAHALDLFHPMYPLLSVAWYDWQDMIERHREVMTSYTWRMANKLRNSLIGIPGMKTLFGVLKKIYDFFSGRAMEENGCLVVHLIHTQKTADDERSITRRQTSV
- a CDS encoding glycosyltransferase family 2 protein — translated: MKQRVAHDYVLYDPASALVAPPAIDILIVTYNAAECIERCIESVMRSSYPAEYVRIIILDNNSVDNSVSVVSQCKRTYTNLIVIENGENIGFGEGMNRAFEHATAPYIFVLNPDTELDPECLTRLVSRAEQSEEHGFVAWEARQQPYEHPKAYDPVTLEADWMSGACFLMKSDRFKELDGFDRRIFLYCEDIDLSLRIRMNGWKIMYVPDAVVIHDTYEEPGITKPAQFYHSLVSHALLRYKYTGIKNFLFFHLHFLKALFRPLSLPNVRRRMIYLYVENIPNFYHSFIWKLKNRKNIKKTDLNFNVVDIGIKRYGAFHRIEHSNTTPLVSIVIRTRERPDFLRDALQSVRNQTYQNVEVIVAEDRSDSSRDVINEFSDLDITHIMVGEPGGRCVAGNLAFARAKGKYINLLDDDDLFYADHLEVLVNALENDGIVKAAYTLGFEVTTKIIRESPLTFVEYMYKTLHRRRHDIDVLLRRNYIPIHCMMFDRSLFLEEGGFDEKIDLLEDWDLWIRYSHYTDFLYIDKTTCIFRSPYGIKKIKGRIDALWETYDIVREKHVDQTPVREA